The sequence CGACCGCACCGGACGGAAACAGGTCACCTACACCCGGCGGACATAGGCGGGATGACGCGACGTGCGACGAGGTTTGGTCCCGCCGGCGGCGGGTAGTGCTCCGGTACGCGGTGGGGACCGCGGGTCAGGGTCACAGGAGCGCAGGGGTTGTTGTGAAGGTCCCGGTCCCCACCGCAGTCACGTCCGGAGGGACCGCCCTCCGTCCGCTGGCGGGTGTCCGAGCGGTGCCCCACTCTTCAGCCGTGAGGCTCCCGTGGTGATCCCGAGACCGGACCGTCTGCTCGCCGACGTGGTCGGTTCCGCGGCCGACCTGGTGCAGACCGCGGTCGGGCTGGTCGGCCGGGCCGACACGCTGCTGACGCGCATCGACGCGCTCGTCGCGCGCGCCGAGGCCGTCCTGGCCCGCGCGGAGTCGGCGGCCGCGGCGGCGGAGTCCGCGGTCGAACGCGTCGGCGCGGTGACCGCCCACGCGCAGGAGCAGGTGGACCTCGTCCGCCGGGTCACCGGCAAGGCCGACCGGGTCGCGTCCGCCGCGAGCGGGGCGGTGCAGCGCGGCACGGCGCTCGTGGACCAGGTGGAGCCGATCGCCGCGGAGGCGCTGCCGGTCGCCCGCCGGCTCGTCGGCTCCATCGACACCGACGAGGTCGACGCGGCGGTCGCCGTCGTCGACCGCCTGCCCACCGTCCTGGCGGGACTGGACGGCGACCTGCTGCCGGTCATGCGGCGGCTCGAGCAGGTCGGCCCCGACGTCCACGCGCTGCTGGAGACCGTCGACGACCTGCGCCGTCTCGTCGAGGGCCTGCCCGGCATGGGGCTCCTGCGCCGCCGCGACGACGACTGAGCGGGGCCGTCAGGCCGCGCCGCGCGAGCGGTCGCGGCGCCGGGCCGCCGGTCCCTTCGCCACCTGGCGCGCCGTGCGCTGCAGCCGCACCTGCGCCTTGAGCGGCGGCAGGGTGAGCAGCTCCAGCACCGCGCGCTCGAGCGCGTCCTGCGCGTCCTCGGTCCGCTCCCCCGGCGCGACGTCGGCGCTGCCCTCGGCCCCCAGCGCCGTGACGACCGGGGCGATGCTGATGCCGTCCTCCCACAGGTCGACGACCCGCGGGTCCACGTACGACGCGCGCGCGACGCTCGGGGTGTTGCCGAGGTGCTCCGAGACCTCCCGCATGACCGCGGTGACCGTCCGCGCCCGCCGGGTCCGCGACAGGTCCTCGGCGGGGCCCGCGTCGGCGAGCGCGCGGGCCGCGAGCACGGTCGCGTGCCACGTGCGGAAGTCCTTCGCCGTGGTGTCCGGCCCGACGACCTCCTGCACGTAGTCGTTGACGTCGCCGCTCGTCACGTCGCGCCAGCGCGTGCGGCCGCCCTCGACGGTCCGCCACGCCAGCAGCTCCTCGCTGCGGTCGCGCCGGCGCTTGAGGGTGCGGACCACCTCGGCGCACGACTCGTCCTGCAGCACCAGACGGCGGCGCTGGCCGTGCTTGGCCGTGTAGTCGAACGTGATGCCTTCGTCGGTCACCTTCACGTGCTGCCGCCGCAGCGTCGCGAGCCCGAACGAGCCGTTGTCCGCGGCGTAGCTCTCGCCGCCGACCCGGAAGAGCCCGAGGTCCAGCAGCCGGAACGCGGCCGCGAGCACGTGCTCGCGCGACATGTCGCCACGCCCCAGGTGGTCCACGACGGTGCGTCGCGCCTGGGGCAGCCGTGTGGCGATGTCGAGCACCCGCTGGTGCTTCTCCTCGTCGCGGGCCGCCCGCCACTGCGGGTGGTACAGGTACTGACGGCGACCCGCCGCGTCGGTGCCGACGGCCTGCAGGTGGCCGTTGGGCCACGGGCAGATCCACACGTCCTTCCACGCCGGCGGGATGACGAGCCCGGCGCAGCGCCCGATGACGTCCGGGTCGGTGATGCGGGCCCCGTCGCTGTCGAGGTACACCCAGCCCCGACCGGCCCGGCGCCGGGTGAGACCCGCGCCGGACGGGGTGGAGCGTCGCAGTCGTGGCACGGGGTGGCAGTACCCCGGGTCCCCGTTTCGCACGCCTGCGCCCCGGGTACTCGATCGCCGACGCACCCGCACCGCTCGACGGCACCGTCGGGCGGCGCCGCCCGAGGCTCGACCCGCACCCAGGGCGGGTGCCCGCGGGACGAGCGGACGACAACCAACGCTACGGAGGTCACCATGCGCGCACGACTGCTCCGCTGGGCCGTCCTGGCCGTCGCGGTCCCCGTGGCCGCCGCCGGGGCCAAGAAGCTCGCCGACGTCGTCGAGGAGCGGCGCGGTCCCAGCTCGCGGATCGCCCGTGGGATCCGCAAGGCGGCGGAGACGGTCCGTCCGACCAGGCGCTGACCGCGCCGAGCAGGGGCTGCCGGCTCCGGCGGACCCGCCGGGCCCGCGCCCCGGACAGACGGGAGGGCCGCCCGACTACCTCGTCGGGCGGCCCTCCGTCGTCCTCGGCCGTTCCGGCCGCTACCGGCCCGGTGGACCGGTCACGGGTCCGTCAGCCGTTGCCCGGCACGAGCGCCTGACGCTGCGGGGTGGCCGCCGCGTCCTTCTCGGCCGCGCCGCGACGCTGCTCGATGCGCTGCTGGAGCTCCTCGCCGCGCTGCGCCGAGACCTCCTCGGCCAGCTCCTGCGACTGCAGGGACATGGTCGAGCGCTGGGCGATCGAGGCCTCCGCGTCGTCCGCGGCGAACTCGAGGGCGATCTCGCCACGGACGCGGTTGCCCGAGCCCGTCGGCAGCGGGTCGTTGCCCGAGCCGGTGAGGTCACCCGCGACGATGTTGTTCGAGATGTCGAACCCGTCCGTCGCGGAGTTGTTGACGAAGGAGACGTTGCCGCCCCAGTAGCTCGCGCCCTCGCACGCCGAGAGCTCGCTGCTCCCGCCGATCTGCAGGACCGAGCCGTTGCCGCGGTACTCGGCGTCGCCGTAGATCTCGCTCTCGCAGACGATGCCGCCGAGCTCGTTGTTGCGCACGGTCAGCGCACCGTCGATGACGGTGTCGAACAGGTCGGTGTAGACACCGTTGACGGAGAAGAGCGAGCCGAGCTCGGCCGACTCCACGAACACCTCACCGGCGCGGCTGTCGAGCGAGGCCGCGTCGGTGTCGAACACGTACAGGAACGGGTCGTACTCGGTCGTGCCGCGCGCCCGCTGCAGCAGCGCACCGGACACCTCCGACCCCTCGAGGTAGAGGCCGAACTGGTCGCGGCCGAGCACCTGCCCGCCGATGGTGCTGTCGATCGCGTCGACGAACGCGTCGTCGACGGCGCGCAGGTCACCGCCGATCGTCGCGCCCTCGAGCACGAGGTCGGCCCCGGCCGCGACGCGGACGCTGCCGGACACCGTCGTCCCGACGAGGACGCACGACCGGTCGGCCGGGACGACGAGGTCGCCCGGGACCGTCACGGCCCCGGCCTCGCCGGTGCAGCGGGTGGTGAGCGCCGCCGACGCCGGCTGAGCGACGACGACGAACGTGGTGGCGGCAGCGATCGCCGCCGAGGACGCCAGGACGGCGTACTTGGAGATGTGCACTTCGGGACCCCTTCGAAGTGGTGGGTTATGGAGTTGGAACGGGACGCACCTTTCCTGTCACGGGCTGTGAGGTCAAGCAAACTCAGCGGATACTTTTGCCGACGTTCCGGTTACTCACCGGTACCCGCGCCCCGGCCGGCACCGGGACGGTCACCGGCCGCCGCGACCGGGAAGAGGCAGCCGGTCCCCGTCGTTGCCGCCCGCCGTGAGAGCAGCCTTCTACGACCGCTACGGCGACCCGACGTCCTCCAGGTGGGCGAGCTGCCCGACCCGGTGACGGGCCCGGACGACGTCGTCGTCCGCGTCGCCGCCGCCGGCGTCAACCCCGTCGACTGGAAGGTCCGCCAGGGCCACCTCGACGGCGCCTTCCCCTCGCACTTCCCCGTGGTCCCGGGCTGGGACGTCGCCGGCACCGTCGAGGCCGTCGGGCCCGCGGTGGCCGGCTACTCCGTCGGGGACCGCGTGGTCGGCTACGTGCGGAAGGACTCCATCCAGCACGGCACGACCGCGGAGCTGGTGCGCGCCGCCACCCGGCACCTCGCGCCCCTGCCCGACGGCGCCGCGTGGGAGGCCGCGGGCGGGCTGCCGCTCGCCGGGCTGACGGCGCTGCAGTCGCTGGAGGCCGCCGGGGTGCGCGAGGGCGACACGGTCCTCGTCCACGCCGCCGCCGGCGGCGTCGGGCTGCTCGCGAGCCAGCTGGCGCGGCTGCGCGGCGCCCGCGTCGTCGGCACCGCCAGCGAGGGCAACCACGACGCGCTGCGCGGCTACGGCATCGAGCCGGTCGTGTACGGCGACGGCCTCGTCGAGCGGGTCCGTGACGTCGTCGGCGGTCCGGTGAGCGCCGCGGTGGACCTCGTCGGCCCCGACGCCGTCGCCGCGTCGTTCGAGCTCGTCGAGGACCGCTCCCGCGTCGTGTCGGTGACCGACGCCGCCGGCGTGCTCGGCGGCGGCGGTCGCTACGTGTTCGTGCGGCCCGACAGCGACCAGCTCGCCCACCTGGCGGGCCTGGTGGCCGACGGCTCGCTCGTCGTCGAGGTCGCGGCCGCCTACCCGCTGGAGCAGGTCGCCGACGCCCACGCGCACAGCGAGCGCGGGCACGGCCGCGGCAAGGTCGTCGTCACGCTCTGAGCGACCCGCCGGGTCCCCCTGCGACCTCGGCGCGCAGCGCCGCGCCGAGGTCTCGCATCCCCGTCATGACGGCGTCGAGGCCCGACCCGCCGAGGTCGCCCTCCGCGATCGCGGCGTAGGACAGCCGGCCGCCCGGCCCGCTGACGTGGCCGACGTCGGCCCGCACGTCGGTGTCGGTGCCGGTCTTGCCCCACCACCTGGACCCGCCGTGGGCCAGCGGGTCCAGGTGCAGGGCCGAGGCGACCATCGAGGTGTCGACGGCTGTCGTCAGCCAGCCGCGGACGCGCGCGGCGACACCGGGCCACGGCAGGTCGTCGATCGCCACCCGGTGCACGAGCGCCGACCAGCCCGCCGCGCTGCCCTCGCTCAGGCGCGGCGGGTCACCCGGACCGCGCCGGTCGCGCACGCGGTCGAGCAGGGCGACGTCGGCGAGCCCCGCCGCGGCGGCCGTCGCGGCGACCGGCGCCGTCCCGCCGACCGCGTCCAGCAGGACGTTGGTCGCGAGGTTGTCGCTGAGGGCGGCGACGAGCACCGCGAGGTCGGCGACGGGCAGGGCCTCCGCCCGCAGGTGCTGCCACAGCCCGGAGTCGGCGACGTCGAGGTCCGTCCGCCGGGCGAGCCGCCCGTCCGCCGCCAGCCGGCCCTCCCCCATCGCCCGGGCGACCTCCAGCAGCAGCAGGAGCTTGCCCACGCTCGCGCTCGAGCGGAGCGCGTCCGGCTCGTGGGCCGCGAGCACGGCGCCCGTGCCGTCGCGCACGACCACCGACCACCGCACCCCGTCGACCGGGCCGGCGAGGGCCCGGCCGACCGCCCGCGTCAGCACGCGCGCGATCGTGCCAGGCCCTCGCCCCGGGCGTGCGGTGCGGCTCAGGCGCGCCGGTCCAGCCGCGCCGTCAGCAGCAGCAGCCCGACCACGAGCAGGTAGCCGCCCGCCAGCACGGCGCCGCCGTTCTGCGAGCCGAGGATCGAGGCCGGCATGACGACGACGAGCAGCGCGGCCACGGCCCGCGGGACGCGGCGCGTCCGCCACAGCGAGACCGCCAGCGCGACCGAGCCGACGAGCCACAGCGCGTTCGCGACGACGGCGACCGGCGGGAAGATCGCGAGGTCCGCGCCGTTCACGGCGCTGCTGACGGTGCCGACCGTCAGCAGGACGGTGCCGCAGGACGCGGCGACGCCGCCCCAGCGCGACCGGGCCCGGGCGGCCAGGCGCAGGTGCACGGGCACGAGCGCCCACAGCACGAGCGAGAAGCCGACGAGGATGACGCGCGTCCGCGGGTCGATCGCCGGGTCCAGGTCCTGCGGGAAGAGCACCTGCGTGACGCCGATGGCGGCGGACAGGACGCCGGCGAGCACGGCGGCGGCGCCGCCGACCCGGTCGCGACGGCGCGTCGCGGACTCGGTGTCGACGCGCAGCGGCCGCGGGGCGCGGGCGGTCCCGGGCTGCTCGGCGGTCGTGGCGGGGGTGAGGGTGGTGCGGGTCATGTCGGTGGCCTCTCGGGCTCGGGGCACCCTGGCGGTGCCGTCGACCGGGACGCTAGGAACGCGCGGGTCGGGCGGGCATCGGGCGCGGGTCGACTCCTTCCGCCTCGACCACCGGGCGGGCGGTGTCGACCTGGGTCGACCCCGGTGTCGACCCGAGGACGACGCGGACCCGGGCGGCACCGGCGTACGGTCCCGCCGTGAGCAGCAGCCCCGCCGCCGTCGCGAGCGCCCCTGCGGTCGTCGGCGCCGGCGAGCACCCGGCCGTCGCGGTGTCCCGGGTACCGCGCTGGACCACGCGGCTGGACCTCGCCGTGGCGGGGGCGCTGGCCCTGTGGGCGGTGTGCGAGGCGCTGGTCATCCCCGAGCTGCGCTCCCCCGGCGGCCTCGCCTTCGCGGTCGGCTCGACCGCGCCGCTGGTGGTGCGCCGGCGGTTCCCCGTCCTCGTCATGGTGACGGTCTGCGCCGTGCTCCTCGTCCAGTCCGCCACCGGCGGCGCGGGTGCGTCGTTCGCCCCCTTCCCGGGTCTGCTCGTCGCCTCCTTCACCGTCGCGGTGCACGTGGCCCCGCTCGTGCCGTCGCTCGTGGTGGGCGCCCTCCCGGTCGCGGCGATGCTGCTGGCCAGCCGGATCGGGTTCTTCGGCGAGCCGGGCATCGAGGTGCGCGGCGGCCTCATCCTCGTCTTCTTCGTGGGCGCGGCGTGGGCCGGTGGGCGGGTCGTGCGGCAGCGCGCGCTCGCGGTCCGGCTCGCCGAGGAGCGGCGGGTGCGCGCCGAGGCCGACGCGCGCGAGAGCCGCGCCGGCGCCGCGCTCGCCGTCGAGGCGGAGCGCGCCCGCATCGCCCGGGAGCTGCACGACGTCGTCGCGCACGCGGTCTCCGTGGTGGTGCTCCAGACCGGCGCCGCGGAGCAGTTCCTCGACCGCGACGTCGAGCGCGCCCGCCGCCACCTCGGTCTCGCGCGGCGCACGGCCGCCGAGGCGATGACGGAGATGCGCCACCTGCTCGACGTCCTGCGGGAGGGCGAGGCGGTGTACGTCCCGCAGCCCGGGCTCGACCGCGTGCCGGACCTCGTCGCCGACGCCCGCGCCGCCGGGCTGCCGGTGTCCCTCACGACGACCGTGGAGGGGTCCCTGCCCGACGGGCTGTCGCTCGCCGTCCACCGGATCGTGCAGGAGTCGCTCACCAACGTGCTGCGCCACGCGCCCGGTGCGCCGACGACCGTGCGGGTCGCCACCGCCGGCGACGGGGTCGACGTCGAGGTCGTCAACGGCCCCCCGCCCCGGCCCGGTGGCAGCGGGCTGTCCCGCGGCGGGCACGGCCTGCCGGGCATGGCCGAGCGCGTGCGCGTGTACGGCGGGACGCTCGCGGCCGGACCGGACGGCGAGGGCGGCTGGCGGGTCCACGCGCACGTGCCGGTCGGGCACGCGTGAGCGCCGACCGCGGCCCCGGGGGCGCAGCCGTCCTCCGGGTCCTCGTCGCCGACGACCACGCCCTCGTGCGCTCCGGCATCAGCGGCCTGCTCGAGGCCGCGGACCTCGAGGTCGTGGCGGAGGCGGCGGACGGCGAGGAGGCGGTCCGGCTCGCGCTCGAGCTGCGCCCGGACGTCGTCGTCATGGACGTCCGCATGCCGCACGTCGACGGGATCGAGGCGACGCGACGGCTCCGCGAGCACCCTGACGCGCCCGCGGTGCTCGTCCTCACGACCTTCGACCTCGACGAGTACGTGTACCGGGCGCTGCAGGCGGGCGCGGGTGGCTTCCTGCTGAAGGACGCCCCGCCGTCGCGCCTGGTCGAGGCCGTCCGGACGGTCGCCGCGGGCGAGGCGCTGCTCGCCCCCGCCGTCACGCGCCGCCTCATCGAGCGCTACCTGCGCGCACCCGCGGCCGGCACCGGCACCGACCCCGGCGCCCACCTGAGCGCGCGCGAGCGCGAGGTGTGGCTCCTGGTGGCGCAGGGCCTGTCGAACGCGGAGGTGGCGGCCCGGCTGTTCGTCACCGAGGCGACCGTCAAGGCGCACGTCACGCGGCTGCTCGCCAAGCTCGGCGCGCGCGACCGGGTGCAGGCCGTCGTGGCGGCCTACGAGTCGGGGGCGGTCCGGCCCGGCGGGTGACCAGCGCCCTCGGCGGCCCTCGCCCATGTGTCCCGCCCCGTCGCTAGGGTCCCCCTCGACATCGGGAACGGGACCAGGGGCCGCACCAGGGCCGGCGGACGAAGAGGTGAGGGCGTGCTCGTCGTGCACCGCGCGGAGCGCGCGACCGTGCTGGCCGACGGCCTCGCCGACGTCCTCGCCGCCCCCCTGGCGGACCCGTTCGCGACCGAGCTCGTCGCCGTCCCGGCGCGCGGGGTGGAACGGTGGCTCGCCCAGCGGCTGTCGCACCGCCTCGGCACGGCGGCCGCGACCGACGCCGGCGGTGACGGCACGTCGGGCCGGGAGGACGGCGTGTGCGCGAACGTCGCGTTCCCGTCCCCGCGGCGGGTGCTCGACGACCTCGCCGCCGGCGCGGCGCCGGAGGCGGCGCGCGCGCTCGCCGCCTGGGACCCGGAGCGCCTCGCGCTGCCGCTGCTGACGGTGCTCGACGCGGCGCTGCAGGAGGACTGGTGCGCGGTGCCCCGGCGGCACCTGCACGTCGGTGGCGAGCGGTCCGGTGCCCCCACCGGTCGACGGCTCAGCCTCGCCACGCACGTCGCCCGCCTCTTCGACACCTACGCCCGCTCCCGGCCCGAGGTGCTCCGACGCTGGGCCGAGGGCGAGGCGGTCCTGCCGCGGGAGGACGCCTGGGAGCCGGTCGAGGCGCACGAGCAGTGGCAGCCCCGCCTGTGGCGGCTCGTCCTCGCCGAGCTCGGCGGACCCGGACCGGTACGGCTGCGCGAGGAGGTGTGCGCGTCGGTGCGGGACCGGCCGGGCGACGTCGCCGCCCCCGCCCGCCTCCACCTGTACGGCGTGAGCCGTCTGCCGCGCACCGACCTCGACCTCCTGGCCGCGCTCGCCGAGCACCGCGACGTGCACGTGTGGCTGCACCACGCCTCGCCGGCGCTGTGGGAGGCCGTCGCGGCGCGGCCGCCCGTGGTCCGTCGCGCCGACGACCGCACCCCGGTGCGCAACCCGCTGCTGCGCAGCCTGTCGCGCGACGTGCGCGAGCTGCAGCAGCTGCTGCGCGCCCACGTGCCGGACGCGGTCGACGTGCACCACGCGCCCGGGGCCGGCGAGCGGGACGAGCCCGCGGGCGGACCCGGCACGCTGCTGCAGCGGCTGCGCGCCGACCTCGTCGCCGACCGGGTGCCGGCGGCACCGGTGCCGCTCGCGCCCGGGGACCGCAGCGTGCAGGTTCACGCCTGCCACGGCCGCACGCGGCAGGTGGAGGTGCTGCGTGAGGTCGTCGTCGGGCTGCTGGCCGACGACCCGACCCTCGAGCCGCGCGACGTGCTCGTCATGTGCCCCGACGTGGAGTCGTTCGCGCCGCTGCTCGCGGCCACCTTCGCCACGCGCGGCGAGACGGACGCGACGGCCCCGGTCGACGTCCACCCGGCGTCGCGGCTGCGGGTGCGGGTGGCCGACCGCGCGCTGCACCAGTCGAACCCGCTGCTCGCCGTCCTCGACCGGCTGCTCGACCTCGCCCCGGGGCGCCTCGGGGCGAGCGAGGTGCTCGACCTCGCGGGGCACCCCGCGGTGGCGCGCCGGTTCGGCCTCGACGACGACGCGGTCGAGCGGCTGCGGGACTGGGTGGGCGCGGCGGGCATCCGCTGGGGGCTGCACCGCGAGCACCGCGCCGCGTGGCAGCTGCACCACGTCGGCGACGGCACGTGGCGGCGCGGCCTGGACCGGCTCCTGCTGGGCGCGGCGGTCGAGCAGGGTCGCGGCGCCGCCGCGGGACCCGTCGCGGGGCTCGTGCCCGTCGACGACGTCGACTCCGCCGACCTCGACCTGCTGGGCCGGGTCGCGGAGCTCCTGGACCGCCTCGACGCCGTCCACGCGGAGCTGGGCGCCACCCACCCGCCCGCGACGTGGGCGGACGTGCTCGAGCGCGCGACGCTGCGGCTCGCGGCGCCGGAGCGCGACGCCGCCTGGCAGGAGCGGCAGGTGCGCGAGGTCCTCGAGGAGGCCCTGCTGCCGGACCCCGAGGCCGCGGTGCAGGGCGGGTCGTCGCAGGGCGGGTCGACGCAGGAGGGACCGACGCTCGCGCTCGCCGAGCTGCGCCCCGTCCTGCGCGAGGCGCTCGCCGGGCGCCCGACCCGCACGGGGTTCCGCACCGGCGCGCTCACCGTCTGCACGCTCGTGCCGATGCGGTCCGTGCCCCACCGCGTCGTCGTCCTGCTCGGCCTCGACGACGGGGCCTTCCCGCGCCGGACCGTCCGGGACGGCGACGACCTCCTCACGCGGGAGCCGTGGGTCGGCGACCGCGACCCGCGCAGCGAGGACCGGCAGCTGCTGCTGGACGCGGTCGGCGCGGCCGGTGAGCACCTCGTCGTCCTGTTCACCGGGCACGACGAGCGGACCGGCGGCCCCGTCCCGCCCGCGGTGCCGCTGGGGGAGCTGCTGGACGCCGTCGACCGGACCGTCGTCGGCCCGGGCGGGTCACCGGGCCGCGAGGCGGTCACCACGCACCACCCGCTGCAGCCCTTCGACGCCCGCGCGTTCACCCCCGGCGCGCTCGGCACCGACGGCACGGGCCGGTCCTTCGGCTTCGACCCGCGGGCGTTCCGCGGCGCGCTCGCCGCGACCGGTGACCGGCGGGCGCCGGCCCCGCTGCTCGGGGCGCCGCTGCCGGTCCCGCCGCCCGGCGACGTCGGCCTCGAGGACCTCGTCCGTCTGCTCGTCCACCCCGCGCGGCAGTACCTGCGCCAGCGCCTGCAGCTGTCCCTCGCCGAGCGCGACGACGACCCCGACGACGAGCTGCCCGTGGAGCTGGACGGGCTCGGCCGGTGGGGCGTGGGCGACCGCCTGCTCCGCGACCGGCTCGCAGGCCTCGACATCGCGACCGTCGCAGCGCTGGAGCGGGGCCGCGGCACCCTGCCGCCCGGCCCGCTGGGGACCCGCGTGCTGCAGGACGTCGGAGCGCAGGTCGAGGCGCTCGCCGCCGCGGCCGGGTTCTGGTACGCCCACGAGCCCGGCTCCCACGACGTCGCCGTCGACCTCGGGGACGGCACCCGGCTCACCGGCACCGTCACCGGGACGCGCGGGGACTGCCTCGTCTCGGTCGCCTTCTCCTCGCTCGCGGCCAGGCACCGGCTCACCGCGTGGGTGCGGCTGCTGGCGCTGTCCGCCGGCGCCGACGAGCGGCCGTGGCAGGCCGTCACGCTCGGCCGTGGCACGGGCCGCGACAAGGCCCGCTGCGCGCGCAGCGTGCTGGGCCCGGTCGAGCCCGGGCGCGCCCGGGTGCTGCTGGGCGACCTCGTCGACCTGCACCGCGCCGGGCTCGCCGCACCGCTGCCGCTGCCGTGCGCGACCGCCGGGGCGTACGCGGGCCGGCGCCACGAGGGCAAGCGCGTCACGA comes from Aquipuribacter sp. SD81 and encodes:
- a CDS encoding DNA topoisomerase IB; this encodes MPRLRRSTPSGAGLTRRRAGRGWVYLDSDGARITDPDVIGRCAGLVIPPAWKDVWICPWPNGHLQAVGTDAAGRRQYLYHPQWRAARDEEKHQRVLDIATRLPQARRTVVDHLGRGDMSREHVLAAAFRLLDLGLFRVGGESYAADNGSFGLATLRRQHVKVTDEGITFDYTAKHGQRRRLVLQDESCAEVVRTLKRRRDRSEELLAWRTVEGGRTRWRDVTSGDVNDYVQEVVGPDTTAKDFRTWHATVLAARALADAGPAEDLSRTRRARTVTAVMREVSEHLGNTPSVARASYVDPRVVDLWEDGISIAPVVTALGAEGSADVAPGERTEDAQDALERAVLELLTLPPLKAQVRLQRTARQVAKGPAARRRDRSRGAA
- a CDS encoding serine hydrolase yields the protein MLTRAVGRALAGPVDGVRWSVVVRDGTGAVLAAHEPDALRSSASVGKLLLLLEVARAMGEGRLAADGRLARRTDLDVADSGLWQHLRAEALPVADLAVLVAALSDNLATNVLLDAVGGTAPVAATAAAAGLADVALLDRVRDRRGPGDPPRLSEGSAAGWSALVHRVAIDDLPWPGVAARVRGWLTTAVDTSMVASALHLDPLAHGGSRWWGKTGTDTDVRADVGHVSGPGGRLSYAAIAEGDLGGSGLDAVMTGMRDLGAALRAEVAGGPGGSLRA
- a CDS encoding sensor histidine kinase; the encoded protein is MSSSPAAVASAPAVVGAGEHPAVAVSRVPRWTTRLDLAVAGALALWAVCEALVIPELRSPGGLAFAVGSTAPLVVRRRFPVLVMVTVCAVLLVQSATGGAGASFAPFPGLLVASFTVAVHVAPLVPSLVVGALPVAAMLLASRIGFFGEPGIEVRGGLILVFFVGAAWAGGRVVRQRALAVRLAEERRVRAEADARESRAGAALAVEAERARIARELHDVVAHAVSVVVLQTGAAEQFLDRDVERARRHLGLARRTAAEAMTEMRHLLDVLREGEAVYVPQPGLDRVPDLVADARAAGLPVSLTTTVEGSLPDGLSLAVHRIVQESLTNVLRHAPGAPTTVRVATAGDGVDVEVVNGPPPRPGGSGLSRGGHGLPGMAERVRVYGGTLAAGPDGEGGWRVHAHVPVGHA
- a CDS encoding response regulator transcription factor, with the translated sequence MSADRGPGGAAVLRVLVADDHALVRSGISGLLEAADLEVVAEAADGEEAVRLALELRPDVVVMDVRMPHVDGIEATRRLREHPDAPAVLVLTTFDLDEYVYRALQAGAGGFLLKDAPPSRLVEAVRTVAAGEALLAPAVTRRLIERYLRAPAAGTGTDPGAHLSAREREVWLLVAQGLSNAEVAARLFVTEATVKAHVTRLLAKLGARDRVQAVVAAYESGAVRPGG
- the recC gene encoding exodeoxyribonuclease V subunit gamma; protein product: MLVVHRAERATVLADGLADVLAAPLADPFATELVAVPARGVERWLAQRLSHRLGTAAATDAGGDGTSGREDGVCANVAFPSPRRVLDDLAAGAAPEAARALAAWDPERLALPLLTVLDAALQEDWCAVPRRHLHVGGERSGAPTGRRLSLATHVARLFDTYARSRPEVLRRWAEGEAVLPREDAWEPVEAHEQWQPRLWRLVLAELGGPGPVRLREEVCASVRDRPGDVAAPARLHLYGVSRLPRTDLDLLAALAEHRDVHVWLHHASPALWEAVAARPPVVRRADDRTPVRNPLLRSLSRDVRELQQLLRAHVPDAVDVHHAPGAGERDEPAGGPGTLLQRLRADLVADRVPAAPVPLAPGDRSVQVHACHGRTRQVEVLREVVVGLLADDPTLEPRDVLVMCPDVESFAPLLAATFATRGETDATAPVDVHPASRLRVRVADRALHQSNPLLAVLDRLLDLAPGRLGASEVLDLAGHPAVARRFGLDDDAVERLRDWVGAAGIRWGLHREHRAAWQLHHVGDGTWRRGLDRLLLGAAVEQGRGAAAGPVAGLVPVDDVDSADLDLLGRVAELLDRLDAVHAELGATHPPATWADVLERATLRLAAPERDAAWQERQVREVLEEALLPDPEAAVQGGSSQGGSTQEGPTLALAELRPVLREALAGRPTRTGFRTGALTVCTLVPMRSVPHRVVVLLGLDDGAFPRRTVRDGDDLLTREPWVGDRDPRSEDRQLLLDAVGAAGEHLVVLFTGHDERTGGPVPPAVPLGELLDAVDRTVVGPGGSPGREAVTTHHPLQPFDARAFTPGALGTDGTGRSFGFDPRAFRGALAATGDRRAPAPLLGAPLPVPPPGDVGLEDLVRLLVHPARQYLRQRLQLSLAERDDDPDDELPVELDGLGRWGVGDRLLRDRLAGLDIATVAALERGRGTLPPGPLGTRVLQDVGAQVEALAAAAGFWYAHEPGSHDVAVDLGDGTRLTGTVTGTRGDCLVSVAFSSLAARHRLTAWVRLLALSAGADERPWQAVTLGRGTGRDKARCARSVLGPVEPGRARVLLGDLVDLHRAGLAAPLPLPCATAGAYAGRRHEGKRVTIARTVAAQKWEDSPNGYGGEQSEPEHVLVHGGSVPLADLLAASATAADAGSAVPHVAAEEEGDRFGVLARRLWTPLLDAETRDVL